The nucleotide window GACTGGTTAAACACAATTGGTTCCGTAATTAAAGTCTGTTCATCTGTGGTACCTAAATTACCAGAACAAACAGCGCCAAGTTCAGGTGAATGTATCCGCACATCTTTTATGTACGATGTTCCGTTGTTCCCCAGTGTTTCTGAGATATTATCAAGATGCATATTGGGATACGTTGGGTCAGTTTCATAACCTTTACCTAAAATAATATCCGATGGCGCACCTTGATATATACCGCTTCGGGTCAAACTCGTAATTTGTGTCCACTGTGATGACGGATCATCCTGACGATATTCAAAAATAATATTTTCCGGAGTAAGTTTTATTCTAACATAATACCAATAACTTAAATTTACCGATGCAGGGGTGCTAACAAAGTTTATTTGTCGTGCACCGGCATGAATATATCCGTCTTCTTGCAAACTTACTCTTGCCCAAGTACTTGTTGACCAGTAAAGTGTCAACCCGGGGGCCCAACTCACTCCCGACGAGTTCCCACTTTTAATCGCGCATTCAGCCCATATATTGTCTCTATCGTTAGGACAGGATACATGCGCGTAAACTCCTTGTTGTGCAGTGATTGTCAAAGTGTTTTCTATCACTGAAAAACTAGAGTTACCATACAGATGATTCTCCCAGAAGTTCTCTTGTGAAAACTCCAGCAATTGTGATGGTAAGAGCCATGTAGTTCCGCCGTCGGTACTGTATTTATATCCTACTTTTGTTATATCCAATCCAGACCCTACGTCCTGTATCGTTATTTTACATTCAGGTGTAGGCTTGTCGGTATATCCTGTACCCTCAATCCATTCATCGAGAGTGTTTTTGATGTAAAACATATTTGAACTCTCCGGGAAAATAGCATCGTAGGTATCTATTTTTATTGTGTAAGTCTCGGAAATCCAGTTACCGCCACGGTCACTGACCATTACACGAACTTGGTTTTGTGTTTCAGTACCGATTGTTTCTGTATAGAACGGTATTGAACCTGCAGTAATTGTTTCCTCTTGTACGCTTCCATTAGGTCCAGTACTTGTTGCGCTGCTTACTGCTAATAATGCTGGAGTTATTTTGTCTATCACAAGAGTTACATCTTGAGCGGATAACTCCATAAATTCAAATTTTAGCGCGGTTATTTGATTCCATCCCTGGGGAGTAAGGGGAGTTTGACCAAATTGCTCTTTAAGCACAACGATTTCTTTCCACCCAGACTCAAACGTTGGGGAAGTAATGGGAATTGTTTTGTAGTACCACCCATTACCGCTCTTTAATGATACCGTCATGGAACTCACAACATTATTAGCTTCTGCAGGAAGATATAACCAAAAACTTAATTCTGGTTCTTCTGTAAAATCTACCGATGGGAATACGTGTTCCCATCGTGCTTTACTATATTGACCACTAAAGTTGCAGGGTAAACTACACGCGAGATTGCCATCGTGTACTTCCATCGGATTGACTTCTGCCAATCCAGCATCGTCATAGTTGCGCCAGTTGTATTGCAGAGACTCATTCGTCCAGTATTCAAACCCGTCGGTAACAGGGAACCAGTTAGTACCGCTATTGGTGGTATACAAATACCCGGCAGTGTTTTGTTTCAACCCGCTATACGTGTCTTGTGCCGTGACTCTTATTAACGGTGTTTGCGTGTTTGTCCACTGTGTTCCATCAATCCACTTACCATCTTTACGAGTAACATTGTAAGATGTTGACAGTTCAGGGTATACAGTATCTATATTAAATACCCAAAGACTTGACCATGAACTTTTATTCCCCGCTCCATCCACAGCGCGAACATGCCAAAAATATGAGCCATCGTCTAATCCCGGTTGACCTATCAAAAATAAATCCCAGTAATCAACTTGGGATTGGACAGTAAGAACACCTAACTCTGGAAAAACAGTACCTGTTGTATACTGTAGTTCATAAGTCACTCCTGAAGCGTCTGTTACATCTGTCCAGTCAAATAGGGGGTACTTGGTGTTCTCATATCCATTATATATCGGTAAAGACAATGTCGGAGTTGAAGGTGGCGTGTTGTCAACTATAATGAAAGTATCCCCTCCAGATGTCCATTCCTCTAAATTGCCTCCTTCGTCTTGTGCACGGACACGAAAGTATACACTTGTCCCATCAACCAAGTTCATTTCGACCATATCAAATTGAGCAGATTCATCAAGTGTCCATGTTGAATTATTAATTAACCATTCTTGCCAATTACCCTCATTAATTTTATATTGCAGATGGTAACTAGTTGTTGAAGTTGTCACATCCGTACCAGTCCAACTGAGTGTAGCAATATTTGCACAGTACATTCCACTTTGAGGATCAGTAAAATTTGATTCCGGAGGTGTTGTGTCAATAATAAAGTTTGATATTCGCCAAGATGATGAAGTTCCCTGAACTGAAAAATCTCTAACATACCAAAAGTATAGTCCATCACTTAATGGAGCATTAATTGTATATTCAGGAAGTACACTAGTAGTTATTGTGGTTTTCAAACTACCTTCCCAATACATATCTTCTTGCCCAGTTATTTCACCTGAACCGTCAAACGGTCCATTAGGCAAATCCCCTTTATCATAAACAACGCTTGTACTTTCTGCTTGTATATAATTATCCCCAACTTTGATCCAATCAACATATAAGTTCCTATCGGTTGTCTCATCAGAAAAATCATTCGAAAATACCACGTGTAGATTTCTTTCGCAGTTACGTACTGGTATTGTAGTCTCGTATATATTCCACTCACTACTATTAACTTCCCACTCCCTTACAAAATATTTTACGTCATTACTGCTATCAATGTATAATTGCATTTTGGGCCAACCTTGAGAATAATCTCCTTTGGCTTTTATTGATATTTTGGTAGTAATTGTAGTGACAGCTTCTGATGTAGATAACATAAATTCATAACCACATAACTCAGAACCATTAAAACTTCCTTCAGTCCAAGAAAAAGTCGGAAGGCTATAATTAAGAACTGATCCTGCAGGGGGGCTTAAAGCTCTGAGTTTTGCTATTTCAATACTTTTATGTACAGGCTGGTTGACTGTTTTATCAAAAACCCAACTAATGTAGTTATAGTCATCAAATCCAACGACATAATCTCCCGACATATTAAGTGCATAATCTACCGCAATTACATCAAACACATATTCTTCTCCGGGCGAAGGTACAAATGCGAATCCCCCTGTTGTATATGAATGAATTGGGTTTTGATATGAATCCACATTTCCGCTATAATCTTTAAAGCTAAGGATTTTATAGTACTGATCTCCTGTTTTTTTACCGATTAGAAGAACTCTGAACACTCCCGTACCGGTATCATTTTGATCACAATAATTTTCATGTTGATGAATACATCCCTCTCTCACTCCATAATCTATTTCATAATACTTACCATCATTATGATATTCGTTGCTTATTATATTAACTATTGGCTTGACATCGTCTATTTCAGAGATAGACACTACATAATGTACAGCCGTACCAAAAATAGCCCACCAATTGACTCTTAAGCTCAAATCCCATAAATTGTTTGAATTGTAAGTCACTGGATTGACTATACCTGCAACAATATTAATTAATAAATCCACACTATGTACATTATCTATTGTTTTTCTGGAATACCCATGTAAAGTTGATGACCTATCTCCGGATAGTGGATAATCTGTTCCGCCATATCCTATAAGGAAAGCAAAATTATTAAAAAATGATTCATTATTATATGCAAATACTTCATGTTCATCAAAAGTAGGCACATTCCGTAACCAACGATATTCTACAGCTTCTTCCCCTGGTATTTTAGCGTTCCATATAATTGTAGCATTACATTCTGATACTAATAATAAGGTGTAACAGCTAATAAGAAATACAAACACTTTTTTCACTTAAATGCCTCCCATTTATAAATTATTCCTAATGATGATGTTAAATAATAAGTATCGTTTGTCCAAGTTGTCTGTGTCCCTAATTTAAAAACAATGCTTGTGTTGTTGTTCATACTATATTTAAACCCCAAATCAAAATGCTTGAAAATAGAACTTTTGTGATACTCGTATCTTAATCCATATTTGAAGTCATCATCATAAAGCCCTGTTTTAAATATTTCATATTGAGGATATTTTACTGATGCTATCGCTGTTAATCCAATATCAGACAACAAAGTCAATTGTGTGTTTATTTTAAAGCTCATTTTTGTGTTTAACAACCATAGTACTCTGTTATATTCAGTCCACTCAAAATTTGTTCTTTCACCACTATCCCGTACGAATCCCGCTATCCAATCGTCACCCACAAATCCTTTCAAAGACAATTCTAATTCAACTGCGTTTAACAAAAGATTCCATATAATTTGAATATTTCTGATCCCATTGTTACCATAAACCGTATTTTCCTCTAGTAACATATTTTGAACATTGTAAACATTATTTTCCTGATAATCATAACTATAAGTGTAATTACTAAAGATGTAGCTGATATCAACCACCAGGTTACTCGAGTCATACTTACCAATGATGCCATACAATTCCAATCCACTTGAATACGTATCTGTTACCAACCCTAATCCAACACTACCATAATTGGTATCAAGTACACCTTTTACACTACAAATATTTATTTGTTGGCTTTTCTGATATATAAACAACGGGACATTTAAGTTGTCTACTACAATTCTAGGACGTACAAATTTATTTTCAGGGAAGACATAATCAAACGTCAATGAATCAATACTGCTATTTATACTTGGTAATATCCAGCTTTCTGCTTTAATAGAATACTTTGCATCACTGGCATGACAGATAGATTGTGGGAACAATAGAAAACATGCTAATAAAGTTATTATAAAATTTACCATATTATTTCCTTAGTTAAAACGACCAGCCAATATTTATGCTGGCATCTGTCAAACTATCTCCTACGAAAGGAACATTTTCACCAGCAAGCGTCAATGAATTTCCTGAATATCCTGTCCCAATGTTTAACACTAAGGTAAATCCGCCAAAAATCCATTTATATCCAAGATTACCAGCTACAGTTAAGAAAACCAAGTTCCCGTTTACCGTCTTCTGCACATAAGAATATTGTTCAATCACTGTATCTTTGTAGTTTCCATTATATTCATAGCTAAAATATGTATATTTTGCTGACAGAATAGAAACGCCTACTACGGGTCCCAAAAAAAATCCTTGTAATCTCTTACCGTCGAGATATATGTTATATCCCAAGCTTGCTCCATTAAGAGACACTTCCCAGTCACTGCGTTTCGACCCAAAATAGGTTACACCGGCTTTCAAACTAGATTTATTATTCAGCCCCAATTCATAACTCGCATTAATATTTCCTTTAAGTAATCCTATAACATTAAAGGCTAATGAATTATTCACTTCCGCAAAACCAAAGGAAGAAACGAATAGCATAATTAATCCAAATAAAAATATTGTTTTTGAAATAAAATTACATATTTGGGAGACTTTCATAATATCTCCAATGCCATTACTCATAATTAAATTATACAATTCCCTTGCATCCGTCATGGCAAGTGCCCTTTTTCTTTTTAGTTAAACACAACTACAATTTAATAATAAACGCAATCTTGTAATACTTCGGTATAAAGTTTACCGGCGCGCTTGTGCCAGTATTATTAACTGTTACTGTATGAGAATGATTACCGTTTGTATGAATCAACGGTTCGCTACCTGTACGCCAAGCATACGACCCGCCGTCGCTCGTGATCGATGCGTCTGTGAATACGTCACGACCCAGTCCCGATGTTGTTGCTTCTGATACAGTATGCCCGTGGAGGCCATCAGTACTCGTTGTAGCGGTATGATTATGCGCTGGGAGTTGGTTTACTGAAGTTAATGTAAAATACGTCGTCCCTCCGGTAAGGCCCGGGGTCTCACCAGTGTTTATGCCTAACACAAACCTATCCCTCAAATCTGGCCTACTACCAGCACCGTCACATAATGCCCAGCTCGATGGAATGTCTGCCGTAGAACCTGACCACATAATTATCGCGCCTTTGGGTACCATGTAAAACTCTGTACTGCCAACTATACTTCTCACTTCGCCTACTACGTCCAAAGCTTTCCCTGGGTTCGTAGTTCCCACCCCGAGATTACCGGCAACAATAAAATTGCCGTCCGATTTCTCCGCAGTAACAGATTTATACGCGTATCCTACCGTCACGATCTCCTGCCGGCCAAAAGACAAGTCGCTACCGTCAACTACTATTGCCTCGATATACCGCGTAGTACCGTCGAACAATGTTGAGGATAGCGGATTGACCGCGCCTAACAATATGTTGAATATCCCGTTATTAATGTTTACAGATGGTTGGGTTTCTTCCCAAACATTAGTCCCGCTGGTTTTCTCTGTCCACAGCCGGAACTTCATGGTTTTTGTACCGTTCACCGGCGTATCGTTTTGAGACAGTGTGCCTTGATACACCATCGTATTAGGTACTCCGGCAAATGTCGTAGTTACGAATAAAAACATTATCCCCATTACCAGTACGTTCAACCAAGAAAACTTTCTACTTACTTTCGTCACCATTTTTGCTTCCCCTTTCCTTGCTTTTTCCTAAACCTTATTTTGTTATTCTCAAAACCTTGCGCTTAAACTAAACCTGTGTGTATTGCCTAAGTCTGAGTACGGGACAAATGAGTAGTCGAACTGGTAGTTGTAGAGT belongs to Elusimicrobiota bacterium and includes:
- a CDS encoding fibronectin type III domain-containing protein → MKKVFVFLISCYTLLLVSECNATIIWNAKIPGEEAVEYRWLRNVPTFDEHEVFAYNNESFFNNFAFLIGYGGTDYPLSGDRSSTLHGYSRKTIDNVHSVDLLINIVAGIVNPVTYNSNNLWDLSLRVNWWAIFGTAVHYVVSISEIDDVKPIVNIISNEYHNDGKYYEIDYGVREGCIHQHENYCDQNDTGTGVFRVLLIGKKTGDQYYKILSFKDYSGNVDSYQNPIHSYTTGGFAFVPSPGEEYVFDVIAVDYALNMSGDYVVGFDDYNYISWVFDKTVNQPVHKSIEIAKLRALSPPAGSVLNYSLPTFSWTEGSFNGSELCGYEFMLSTSEAVTTITTKISIKAKGDYSQGWPKMQLYIDSSNDVKYFVREWEVNSSEWNIYETTIPVRNCERNLHVVFSNDFSDETTDRNLYVDWIKVGDNYIQAESTSVVYDKGDLPNGPFDGSGEITGQEDMYWEGSLKTTITTSVLPEYTINAPLSDGLYFWYVRDFSVQGTSSSWRISNFIIDTTPPESNFTDPQSGMYCANIATLSWTGTDVTTSTTSYHLQYKINEGNWQEWLINNSTWTLDESAQFDMVEMNLVDGTSVYFRVRAQDEGGNLEEWTSGGDTFIIVDNTPPSTPTLSLPIYNGYENTKYPLFDWTDVTDASGVTYELQYTTGTVFPELGVLTVQSQVDYWDLFLIGQPGLDDGSYFWHVRAVDGAGNKSSWSSLWVFNIDTVYPELSTSYNVTRKDGKWIDGTQWTNTQTPLIRVTAQDTYSGLKQNTAGYLYTTNSGTNWFPVTDGFEYWTNESLQYNWRNYDDAGLAEVNPMEVHDGNLACSLPCNFSGQYSKARWEHVFPSVDFTEEPELSFWLYLPAEANNVVSSMTVSLKSGNGWYYKTIPITSPTFESGWKEIVVLKEQFGQTPLTPQGWNQITALKFEFMELSAQDVTLVIDKITPALLAVSSATSTGPNGSVQEETITAGSIPFYTETIGTETQNQVRVMVSDRGGNWISETYTIKIDTYDAIFPESSNMFYIKNTLDEWIEGTGYTDKPTPECKITIQDVGSGLDITKVGYKYSTDGGTTWLLPSQLLEFSQENFWENHLYGNSSFSVIENTLTITAQQGVYAHVSCPNDRDNIWAECAIKSGNSSGVSWAPGLTLYWSTSTWARVSLQEDGYIHAGARQINFVSTPASVNLSYWYYVRIKLTPENIIFEYRQDDPSSQWTQITSLTRSGIYQGAPSDIILGKGYETDPTYPNMHLDNISETLGNNGTSYIKDVRIHSPELGAVCSGNLGTTDEQTLITEPIVFNQSSETQNKIKFVIRDVAGNVSESTAFIVPIITIPTPPSNFQAIAVSSLQISISWTDNSNTETGFKLERSTDMGSIYTLLSTLATNTTSYIDQGLDIETTYYYRVKAYNIAGDSEYSNTTYAVTLPSIPTAPDSLQAVSISSTRINLTWTDNSNNESGFKIERKTSDGEYSQVATVNTDITSYNDDGLTAGTTYLYHVKAYNISGDSLFSNESSAVTSTIPQETHFTYVAYILENAYAGNTSVCTTAGTYSLTATGGSYLGTSATAGTYALLSGNYSKHKVNDMYWSNHEIGTVTNEWVNKDTEVHTTTPTCRVQVQDIYYGLDVNSVGYTYSTNGGDTWLGLLNGFDYTDDTAAQSDWPPSEDAGNVVVSTSSYQEGNKALKLPCNFSMAGSTQACWTTLYSSA